A single genomic interval of Asinibacterium sp. OR53 harbors:
- a CDS encoding SusC/RagA family TonB-linked outer membrane protein → MKRRTTCYIHFCFPALFVLLLAALPALAQNKTVTGKVTDAKDNRALEAVTVIVKDSKLATQTRSDGSFSISVPANTKYLNFSAIGYETQQVQLGASLTLAIAMVQTEKSIEDVVVIGYGVTRKTDVTSAITSVKEKDFNKGAVISPMSLVQGKVPGLVIVNSNGTDPNGQSSMQLRGVSTLKGSTSPFVVIDGVPGGNLNNLSPEDVESIDVLRDGSAAAIYGTRGSNGVIIVTTKRAKSGTASFNYDSYVYTDIPKKFPAVLTAEQYRAYADVYKRTNPTFVLNDGGASTDWFKALSKTPVSQVHNFSVSSGTDKSSIRAAVSIRNLDGIAISTWRKIVNTRLSFTQKALDNKLSIQGNIATSFLNYLSSDNTIYGDAMDRNPTFPVFNTDGSYFEDPLDSKGNPYARRMQTEDGERIKHINGSVKATLDLMPNLKASGFFAFQRRDVISYYYQSRDAFLSRINGQNGNASRSTSFSYDRTFEYTLDYNKRFGKHSLSALAGYSYQDFMSEDFNASNRNFLTDAFSYNNLGAGQAFAAGTAGAGLGSGKSSSTLIAFFGRAIYNYNEKYLLTASLRREGSSKFGINHKWGLFPAVSLGWRISKESFMPEKGLFEDLKLRLGYGVTGNQEGIGAYNSLATLSTGASFLWDNTFVPTYGASRNPNPDLRWEKKTEYNLGIDFALRGGKVSGSIDIYSRETSDLLLDATAPVPSLIHQTILVNLGKMRNRGVELALNLKLIENKKFSWTNSLTFSYNDNLLQSVTYGASTSAPVDHYSLPQNMGSAFRREVGQPIGNFYGKVFKDFDVQNNKWIFYTQAEDPALDAQNKKIIGNGMPKMFAGMSNNLSYGRFDMTVFLRGTFMFDLLNIMDLVYTNRARYSNNFLQKGLDIPISSYAYSNYFIEKGDFVKLDNLTMGYTINTGKIKYLKKARVYASGQNLLTFTKFSGRDPDIQVNGLEPGLAMMNFYPRATTLTLGISLGF, encoded by the coding sequence ATGAAAAGAAGAACTACATGCTACATCCATTTCTGCTTTCCGGCACTATTTGTGCTACTGCTGGCAGCCCTTCCGGCGCTGGCTCAGAACAAAACGGTCACAGGTAAAGTGACCGACGCAAAAGATAACAGGGCACTCGAAGCCGTCACTGTTATTGTTAAAGACTCGAAGCTGGCCACACAGACCAGGTCAGACGGCAGCTTCAGTATCAGCGTCCCTGCCAATACCAAATACCTGAACTTTTCGGCCATTGGCTATGAAACACAACAGGTGCAACTGGGCGCTTCGCTTACATTGGCTATCGCAATGGTGCAGACCGAGAAATCCATCGAAGACGTGGTGGTGATCGGTTATGGCGTAACCCGTAAAACAGACGTTACCAGCGCCATCACCAGTGTCAAAGAAAAAGATTTCAACAAAGGCGCTGTGATCTCGCCCATGTCTCTCGTGCAGGGAAAGGTACCGGGCCTGGTAATCGTTAACAGCAACGGCACCGATCCGAACGGACAATCCTCCATGCAGTTGCGTGGTGTATCTACACTGAAAGGCAGCACTTCTCCTTTCGTGGTGATCGATGGTGTACCGGGTGGCAACCTCAACAACCTCTCACCCGAAGACGTAGAATCGATCGACGTGCTCCGCGATGGTTCGGCAGCCGCCATTTATGGAACCAGGGGAAGCAATGGCGTGATCATTGTAACCACCAAACGCGCCAAAAGCGGCACTGCTTCTTTCAATTACGACAGCTATGTTTACACCGATATTCCCAAAAAATTTCCGGCAGTGTTAACAGCCGAACAATACAGGGCTTATGCCGACGTATATAAACGCACCAACCCCACATTTGTACTAAATGATGGAGGTGCCAGCACCGACTGGTTCAAAGCATTGTCCAAGACACCAGTGAGCCAGGTGCATAATTTTTCTGTCTCTTCCGGTACCGATAAATCTTCCATCCGTGCAGCCGTATCGATTCGTAACCTCGATGGTATTGCCATCAGTACCTGGCGCAAGATCGTGAACACCCGATTGAGCTTTACCCAAAAAGCGCTGGATAACAAACTCTCCATCCAGGGTAATATCGCCACTTCTTTTCTCAATTACCTCAGCAGCGATAATACCATTTATGGTGATGCGATGGACCGCAATCCTACTTTCCCCGTATTCAATACGGATGGTTCTTATTTCGAAGATCCACTCGACAGCAAAGGCAATCCCTATGCGCGTCGTATGCAAACCGAAGATGGCGAAAGGATCAAACACATCAACGGAAGCGTGAAAGCAACCCTGGATCTCATGCCCAATCTCAAAGCGTCCGGCTTCTTTGCTTTCCAGCGCAGGGATGTTATTTCATACTATTATCAGTCGCGCGACGCTTTCTTGAGCCGTATCAACGGTCAGAATGGTAATGCAAGTCGCAGCACTTCTTTCAGTTATGACCGCACTTTCGAATACACACTGGATTATAACAAACGATTTGGCAAACACAGCCTGAGTGCCCTGGCCGGTTACAGTTACCAGGATTTCATGAGCGAAGATTTCAATGCCTCTAACAGGAACTTTCTAACAGATGCATTCAGTTATAACAACCTCGGTGCAGGCCAGGCTTTTGCAGCAGGTACAGCTGGTGCCGGTCTCGGAAGCGGAAAAAGCTCCAGCACCCTCATCGCTTTCTTTGGCCGCGCGATTTACAATTACAATGAAAAATATTTGCTGACAGCTTCCTTACGAAGGGAAGGCTCCTCCAAATTTGGCATCAACCACAAATGGGGATTATTCCCCGCTGTAAGCCTTGGATGGCGCATCAGCAAGGAATCTTTCATGCCGGAAAAAGGATTGTTCGAAGACTTGAAATTGCGCCTCGGTTATGGTGTTACCGGTAACCAGGAAGGTATCGGTGCTTACAATTCACTGGCTACGCTGAGTACAGGCGCTTCCTTTTTGTGGGACAACACCTTCGTTCCAACTTATGGCGCCAGTCGTAATCCCAATCCCGATCTGCGCTGGGAAAAGAAAACAGAATATAACCTGGGTATCGACTTCGCACTACGCGGCGGAAAAGTGAGTGGTAGCATCGATATCTATAGTCGCGAAACTTCCGATCTGCTCCTCGACGCTACTGCGCCCGTGCCTTCCCTCATACACCAGACCATTTTGGTAAACCTGGGTAAGATGCGAAACAGGGGTGTGGAACTGGCTTTGAACCTCAAGCTGATTGAGAACAAGAAGTTCAGCTGGACAAACAGCCTTACCTTCTCTTATAACGACAATCTCCTGCAATCGGTAACTTATGGAGCTTCCACCAGTGCGCCGGTAGATCATTACAGCCTGCCGCAAAACATGGGGTCTGCTTTCAGAAGAGAAGTGGGTCAGCCTATCGGTAATTTCTATGGCAAAGTCTTTAAAGACTTCGACGTACAAAATAACAAGTGGATATTCTACACACAGGCCGAAGACCCTGCATTGGACGCACAGAATAAAAAGATCATCGGCAACGGTATGCCCAAAATGTTCGCAGGCATGTCGAACAATCTTTCTTATGGCCGTTTTGACATGACCGTATTCCTGCGCGGCACCTTCATGTTCGACCTGCTGAACATCATGGACCTCGTATATACCAACAGGGCCCGTTATTCCAACAATTTCCTGCAGAAAGGATTGGACATTCCCATTTCCTCTTATGCTTATTCTAACTACTTTATTGAAAAAGGAGATTTCGTAAAACTGGATAACCTCACAATGGGCTATACCATCAACACAGGCAAGATCAAATACCTGAAAAAAGCAAGGGTATATGCATCGGGACAAAACCTGCTCACATTCACCAAGTTTTCGGGAAGAGACCCGGATATACAGGTGAATGGATTGGAACCCGGTCTGGCGATGATGAATTTCTATCCGAGAGCCACCACGCTGACCCTGGGTATCAGTCTCGGTTTTTAA
- a CDS encoding RagB/SusD family nutrient uptake outer membrane protein has protein sequence MKKIFSNKRNRYLIMASVFIGCLCSSLSCTKLDETVYSSITAGSFFKTREEVIANYIRPFSHIVGSYEYRIWHLNTLTTDETSMPYKDGTPPADGGDQIVGLHWHTWTKDDSEIKNTFDALYRGVGYTNATIENMEGVDFDKLRVGLDKQSVLAELKIYRAWYYFMIMDMFGNIPIVEKVGEPLYPPTSERKDVFAYVEKQILDNMDKLADKGAPNTYGHVTKAAAWALLAKLYLNAEIYTGKLTANGLQPGTARWDDCIKYCDKVLNYTGGGGYQLDANWNDPFKIKNELSKENIFVVVYDTTYATEMRWNYKNLHPEHQKTYGFGFAPVNRAMTHNNFYKLFGNTDKRQQQWLVGPQFAADGVTPLKCLTGAQKGKPLVLDPLFVNAPGDTATMLTAKEFHGARNIKYELQKGSKISQMSNDAPVFRLADIYLMKAEALMRKNGGAANAEAVNMVNTVRARCFSTTDPLAKYTTSTLTLDELLNERAREFAWEGWRRNDLIRFNKFTSGTWWDKKPSEAWRIVFPIPSVSISINPNLKQNPGY, from the coding sequence ATGAAAAAAATATTTTCCAATAAAAGAAACCGCTACCTCATTATGGCATCGGTCTTCATAGGCTGCCTGTGCTCTTCTCTCTCCTGCACCAAGCTCGATGAAACCGTTTACAGCAGCATCACGGCAGGCTCTTTCTTCAAAACCAGAGAAGAAGTGATTGCAAATTATATCCGTCCATTTTCGCATATCGTGGGCAGTTATGAATACCGTATCTGGCATTTGAATACCCTCACTACCGATGAAACTTCTATGCCATACAAAGACGGCACCCCTCCTGCCGACGGCGGCGACCAGATCGTAGGGCTGCACTGGCATACCTGGACCAAAGACGACAGCGAAATCAAAAATACCTTCGATGCCTTGTACAGAGGCGTGGGTTATACAAACGCTACGATCGAAAACATGGAGGGAGTTGATTTCGATAAATTGCGCGTTGGGCTGGATAAGCAATCGGTACTGGCCGAGTTGAAGATCTATCGCGCCTGGTATTATTTTATGATCATGGACATGTTCGGCAATATTCCTATTGTGGAGAAAGTTGGCGAGCCCTTATATCCACCTACCTCAGAGCGGAAAGATGTTTTTGCCTATGTTGAAAAACAGATACTGGATAATATGGACAAGCTGGCAGACAAAGGCGCTCCCAATACTTACGGGCATGTAACCAAAGCCGCAGCCTGGGCTTTGCTGGCCAAGTTGTACCTCAATGCAGAAATTTATACAGGCAAGCTTACAGCAAACGGTTTACAGCCCGGCACTGCGCGTTGGGACGATTGCATCAAGTATTGCGATAAAGTGTTGAATTATACCGGCGGCGGCGGTTACCAACTCGATGCAAACTGGAACGATCCGTTCAAGATCAAAAATGAATTGTCAAAAGAAAATATTTTTGTGGTGGTATATGATACTACATATGCAACGGAAATGCGTTGGAACTATAAAAACCTGCATCCCGAACACCAGAAGACTTACGGTTTTGGCTTCGCTCCTGTTAATCGCGCTATGACACATAATAATTTCTATAAACTGTTTGGCAATACCGATAAACGCCAGCAGCAGTGGCTGGTAGGGCCGCAGTTTGCAGCAGACGGTGTAACTCCACTGAAATGCCTCACGGGTGCACAGAAGGGCAAGCCGCTTGTACTGGACCCTTTGTTTGTAAACGCGCCCGGCGACACGGCCACTATGCTTACCGCCAAAGAATTTCATGGTGCCCGGAATATCAAATATGAGTTGCAGAAAGGAAGCAAGATCAGCCAGATGAGCAACGATGCACCTGTATTCCGCCTTGCAGATATTTATTTGATGAAAGCAGAAGCCCTGATGCGCAAAAACGGCGGCGCGGCCAATGCCGAAGCCGTGAACATGGTCAATACCGTGCGCGCACGTTGTTTTTCTACCACCGATCCGTTGGCCAAATACACCACATCTACCTTAACGCTCGACGAATTACTCAACGAGCGTGCCCGTGAATTTGCATGGGAAGGTTGGCGCAGGAATGATTTGATCCGTTTCAATAAATTTACATCGGGAACCTGGTGGGATAAGAAACCATCCGAAGCATGGCGTATCGTATTCCCAATACCTAGTGTTTCTATCAGTATCAATCCTAACCTCAAACAAAATCCTGGTTATTAA
- a CDS encoding DUF1080 domain-containing protein: MTNKTKFYCLVFISCFVTATVFAQVPRLTKKEQRQGWQLLFDGTSSKGWQKANGQPFPQKGWVMNDGVLSTDTTAGKGRGGDIVTEELFTNFELILEFKIVPGSNSGIKYFLLPKSSLGCEFQILDDERHPDAKLGINGNRKQGGLYDLIAPDANKQDMPVGEWNQARIIVKGNHVEHWLNGKKTVEYERGSESFKKLVAGSKYKNIKGFSEPTQSPILLQDHGDMVSFRNIKIRKL, translated from the coding sequence ATGACAAACAAAACAAAGTTTTATTGCCTGGTATTCATTTCCTGTTTCGTTACTGCAACTGTGTTTGCACAGGTTCCCCGGTTAACGAAAAAAGAACAACGCCAGGGTTGGCAATTATTATTTGATGGCACCAGTTCCAAAGGATGGCAAAAAGCCAATGGGCAACCCTTTCCTCAAAAAGGATGGGTAATGAATGATGGGGTATTGAGTACAGATACTACTGCCGGAAAAGGAAGAGGCGGCGATATCGTAACAGAAGAATTGTTTACTAACTTTGAATTGATCCTGGAATTTAAAATAGTACCTGGTTCCAACAGCGGTATCAAGTACTTTTTATTACCGAAAAGTTCTTTGGGATGTGAATTCCAGATCCTGGACGATGAACGCCACCCCGATGCCAAACTGGGCATCAATGGCAATCGCAAACAGGGAGGTTTGTACGACCTGATCGCACCCGACGCAAATAAGCAAGACATGCCGGTGGGAGAATGGAACCAGGCCCGCATTATTGTGAAAGGCAATCATGTGGAGCACTGGCTCAACGGAAAGAAGACGGTGGAATACGAGCGTGGCAGTGAGTCGTTCAAAAAACTGGTGGCCGGCAGCAAGTATAAAAACATCAAAGGTTTCAGTGAACCTACCCAATCTCCCATCCTCTTACAGGATCACGGAGATATGGTATCATTCAGGAATATCAAAATCAGAAAATTATAA